Proteins encoded together in one Lasioglossum baleicum unplaced genomic scaffold, iyLasBale1 scaffold0051, whole genome shotgun sequence window:
- the LOC143219543 gene encoding uncharacterized protein LOC143219543: MADFHRQAMLQRTILRTVENFRKIGKANLTISKVQARLSSLENAWTAFSDGHVQLLTNVPEEDHPTVSYFADDHFQTTEDTYISSRDVLLDALDNLGSHVSPTLHSPDNSSTSLLKPSVALAHLPRVPLAPFSGDPNEWESFRDRFKSLIMSNRELTDFMRMHYLVSSLTGPALEALGNIPITADNFSTAWRTLTTRFESKRRLIKMHLSNLIDLPAVERESAVDLHSLIDRANVANTSLSKLDRSPEELWTDMLVLLVSRKLDPVTSKAWCIASSQSDTPKSFTELTTFLFARARALDEMSVEPCDSVTSKTTSCPRVHAVTTSQSSERPSASSELRRRSDNTGKTNTPFSQSSCPLCHSRHFLSSCPQYLAESPEKRREIVNRLSRCYNCLSERHAVSDYPSSFQHLKDLQWADPVPTNSESIQMILGADLYGDVILDGIRKGRQGQPIAQNSIFGWVISGPIPSSSVDRDGSSTTNSSFSCVEVSSCKKNRSSSIAFSHHCSSSLESELRRFWEVEELPRCSPLSSTERQCEEHFMTTHSRNPDGRFVVRLPFTRDPPLEIGHSRHSAGRILFALTNKFRKDTELEREYCDFMREYEALGHMRRVTTELPPATQAVYIPHHPVFRPGSATSHLRVVFNASSLTSNGHSLNDLLLAGPKLQTDLPSVILKWRHHRYVYSADVAKMYRQILVDPRDVNFQRILWLDAITKSPIDHVLLTVTYGMTCAPFIALRVIQRLRELEGANFPLAVPILRDQIYVDDVLFGGDSVELVRARRDQVVGLLRRGKFELRKWSSNCTELLSDIDPSDHGLACTRSLAVDDHVKVLGIGWNPLDDAFQIQLNIPTTVPETKRAILSAISKIYDPLGWVTPVTITAKILLQDLWRLRVSWDEALQNEIRVRWNSVYTGLESLKALSLPRWTGLDSSSGPVELHGFCDASSHAYAAVVYLKTTSKSGVVNVSLLASKSKVAPISPLTIPRLELSAALLLARLLEFVRNSLNGRPHSCFCWGDSTIVLAWLRDSPSRWKTFVAHRVHEIQIRAPDVVWRYVPSEDNPADCASRGILGGELAAHSLWWSGPYWLGSSEEQWPSEPTSVTPIDLVCREEKAAVSVATVTSEPWDLSSRYSSWPKLLRVTGYLFKFLRACRPRRSRSLAPSTPGRTLSAENCAAARIFWINCIQRDCFPSEVDALRQRRSLSPKSSLLALDPFVDDDGILRVGGRLRHAPVAFSVKHPIILASHPLVKQIIEHAHLRALHAGLQLTLHTLRQTFWILRARSLVKSTIHACVVCVRERAAVPAQLMGQLPTPRVSPSSRCFSHCGVDYAGPFQIRASSGRGITSRKAYVSLFVCLATKAIHLELVSDYSTPAFIRAFDRFCSRRGIPCAMYSDNGTTFVGADRELCRMYRATLRNPDFLNKTASDCIVWHFIPPSAPHFGGLWEAGVKSLKHHLRRVVGARTFTFEEFSTLLCSIECCLNSRPLAPLRDSVDDFDVLTPGHFIIGSPLTAPPQPSVLELSENRLTRWQLVRSVTEHFWKRWVNDYLNTLQQRSKWRQEQPSIEPGQLVLIRNSALPPCKWELGRVKTVHPGADGRVRVVTVKTSSTELTRPIVKLCPLPIVSAST; the protein is encoded by the exons ATGGCGGACTTCCACCGGCAAGCCATGCTGCAACGGACGATCCTGCGGACGGTTGAGAATTTTCGAAAGATCGGGAAAGCCAACCTCACAATCAGCAAAGTTCAAGCGCGACTCTCTTCTCTCGAAAACGCTTGGACTGCGTTCAGTGATGGCCACGTGCAGCTGCTCACCAATGTACCTGAGGAAGACCACCCGACTGTATCTTATTTCGCGGACGACCACTTCCAGACAACTGAGGATACTTACATCAGCTCCAGGGATGTTCTACTGGACGCCCTCGATAACCTGGGGTCACACGTGAGTCCAACATTGCATTCTCCGGACAACTCCTCCACGAGTCTACTCAAGCCGTCCGTCGCGCTTGCGCATCTTCCTCGCGTACCGTTAGCTCCGTTTAGCGGCGACCCAAACGAATGGGAGTCATTTCGAGATCGGTTCAAGTCGCTTATCATGTCAAATCGCGAATTAACGGATTTCATGCGCATGCATTATTTAGTGTCGTCGCTTACAGGGCCCGCGCTCGAAGCCCTCGGAAACATTCCGATAACCGCCGACAACTTTTCGACAGCGTGGCGCACTCTGACTACGCGATTCGAGAGCAAACGTCGACTGATTAAAATGCATTTGTCGAATCTGATCGATTTACCAGCGGTTGAGCGCGAATCTGCAGTCGATCTGCACTCTTTGATTGATCGAGCGAACGTAGCGAACACATCACTGTCGAAACTGGATCGCTCTCCAGAAGAATTGTGGACGGATATGTTAGTTCTTTTAGTATCGCGAAAACTTGATCCAGTTACGTCGAAAGCCTGGTGCATCGCTTCATCTCAGTCCGACACGCCAAAATCATTTACCGAATTAACGACTTTCCTATTCGCTCGTGCGCGTGCGCTCGATGAAATGTCCGTCGAACCCTGCGATTCTGTGACGTCGAAGACGACGTCATGCCCTCGCGTACACGCCGTCACGACCTCGCAATCGTCCGAGCGTCCGAGCGCTTCCTCAGAATTGCGGCGGAGATCAGATAATACGGGAAAGACGAATACTCCGTTTTCGCAATCGTCTTGCCCACTCTGTCATTCACGACACTTTCTGAGTTCATGTCCGCAATACCTAGCCGAATCTCCGGAAAAGCGACGCGAAATTGTAAACCGGCTCTCGCGATGTTATAATTGCCTAAGCGAACGACACGCGGTGTCCGATT ATCCGTCTTCATTCCAACATTTGAAAGATCTTCAGTGGGCAGACCCGGTGCCCACAAATTCCGAGTCCATTCAAATGATCCTCGGAGCAGATCTATATGGCGATGTAATCCTAGACGGGATTCGTAAAGGACGTCAGGGACAACCGATAGCCCAGAATTCAATTTTCGGGTGGGTTATTTCGGGGCCCATTCCATCTTCTTCCGTCGATCGCGACGGTTCCTCCACCACGAACTCTTCCTTTTCGTGTGTAGAAGTTTCATCGTGCAAGAAGAATCGGTCCTCTTCGATCGCATTCTCGCACCACTGCTCTTCCTCTTTGGAGTCGGAGCTGCGTCGGTTCTGGGAGGTGGAAGAACTCCCTCGGTGCTCTCCGCTGTCTTCAACAGAACGACAATGCGAAGAACATTTTATGACCACTCACTCGCGCAATCCAGACGGACGGTTCGTTGTTCGTCTCCCGTTCACTCGCGATCCTCCGCTTGAAATAGGTCACTCTCGGCACTCGGCAGGACGCATACTATTCGCATTGACCAACAAATTCCGCAAAGATACCGAACTCGAACGAGAATACTGCGATTTTATGCGCGAATACGAAGCCCTCGGCCACATGCGACGCGTGACCACGGAACTCCCCCCGGCCACACAGGCTGTCTACATTCCCCACCATCCTGTATTTCGGCCCGGGAGCGCAACGTCACATTTGCGCGTAGTCTTTAATGCATCAAGCTTGACCTCTAACGGTCACTCGCTCAATGACCTGCTCCTAGCAGGCCCAAAATTACAGACAGACCTGCCGTCTGTAATTCTGAAATGGCGTCATCACCGGTACGTTTACAGTGCTGACGTCGCAAAAATGTATCGACAGATTTTGGTCGATCCTCGCGACGTCAATTTTCAACGCATTCTTTGGCTAGATGCCATTACAAAATCCCCTATCGACCACGTCCTGCTCACGGTCACATACGGCATGACGTGCGCTCCGTTCATTGCGCTTCGAGTCATTCAGCGCCTCCGTGAACTCGAGGGGGCAAATTTCCCTCTTGCGGTGCCCATTCTACGCGATCAGATTTACGTCGACGATGTCCTCTTTGGTGGCGATTCTGTCGAACTTGTCCGCGCGCGCCGCGATCAAGTCGTAGGGCTACTTCGCCGCGGAAAGTTCGAGCTTCGAAAGTGGTCGAGTAACTGCACGGAACTTCTTAGCGACATAGATCCGTCCGACCATGGATTGGCCTGCACCAGGTCATTGGCCGTCGATGACCACGTCAAGGTGCTCGGGATCGGGTGGAATCCGTTGGACGACGCGTTCcaaattcaattaaatatcCCGACGACCGTTCCCGAAACAAAGCGAGCGATTTTATCGgcgatttcgaaaatttatgATCCGTTGGGCTGGGTGACCCCCGTTACAATCACAGCCAAAATCCTCCTCCAGGATCTCTGGCGTCTGCGCGTCTCCTGGGATGAGGCTctacaaaatgaaattcgagtacgGTGGAATTCCGTTTACACCGGATTAGAATCGCTGAAAGCATTATCGCTGCCTCGCTGGACCGGCCTCGACTCCAGTTCAGGTCCGGTCGAACTGCACGGTTTCTGCGATGCTTCGTCCCACGCATACGCTGCAGTCGTTTATTTGAAGACCACCTCCAAATCCGGTGTGGTCAACGTGTCTCTCTTGGCGAGCAAGTCTAAGGTAGCTCCCATATCCCCCCTAACGATACCGCGCTTAGAATTGTCCGCTGCTCTGCTCCTCGCGCGCCTTCTCGAATTCGTTCGGAATTCCCTAAACGGTCGCCCTCACTCATGTTTTTGCTGGGGTGACTCCACTATCGTGCTTGCATGGCTGCGCGACAGTCCGTCACGTTGGAAAACGTTCGTGGCCCACCGTGTGCACGAAATTCAAattcgcgctcccgacgtcgtttGGCGCTACGTGCCCTCGGAAGACAATCCGGCCGATTGTGCGTCACGCGGCATACTAGGAGGCGAGCTCGCAGCGCATTCTCTGTGGTGGTCAGGACCTTACTGGCTAGGCTCATCCGAGGAACAATGGCCTTCCGAACCCACGTCAGTTACGCCGATCGACTTGGTCTGTAGGGAGGAAAAGGCTGCGGTGTCCGTGGCTACAGTCACTTCCGAACCTTGGGACTTGTCGTCCAGATATTCGTCGTGGCCGAAACTTCTTCGCGTTACGGGATATCTATTTAAATTCTTGCGCGCTTGTCGCCCACGCCGCTCGCGTTCTCTCGCTCCCTCGACGCCAGGCCGAACTCTGTCGGCCGAGAACTGTGCCGCCGCGCGAATCTTCTGGATCAATTGCATTCAACGCGATTGTTTCCCTTCCGAAGTCGATGCGCTCCGTCAGCGCCGCAGTCTCTCCCCAAAAAGTTCGCTGTTAGCTCTCGATCCGTTCGTCGATGACGACGGAATTCTTCGAGTCGGTGGACGTCTACGACACGCTCCGGTGGCATTCAGTGTCAAACACCCAATCATACTCGCGTCACACCCATTGGTCAAGCAAATCATCGAGCATGCTCATCTACGCGCCCTACACGCAGGCCTTCAATTGACCCTACATACGCTGCGGCAAACCTTCTGGATACTCCGTGCTCGCAGTTTGGTCAAGAGCACAATTCATGCTTGCGTAGTGTGTGTTCGCGAACGGGCCGCTGTCCCAGCTCAGTTGATGGGCCAACTTCCGACTCCACGCGTCTCCCCTTCGTCCAGATGTTTTTCTCACTGTGGAGTGGATTATGCTGGTCCGTTTCAAATCCGCGCGTCGTCCGGGCGCGGTATTACGTCGCGCAAAGCGTATGTGTCTCTGTTCGTGTGCCTAGCCACGAAGGCAATTCACCTCGAACTAGTATCCGACTATTCCACCCCAGCTTTCATTCGCGCATTTGATCGATTTTGTTCTCGACGTGGAATACCTTGCGCCATGTATTCCGATAACGGGACCACATTCGTCGGCgcggaccgtgaattatgtcgaATGTACCGAGCGACCCTACGGAATCCGGACTTTCTAAATAAAACCGCCAGCGACTGTATCGTTTGGCATTTTATTCCCCCCTCCGCACCGCATTTCGGAGGTTTGTGGGAAGCCGGAGTGAAGAGCCTCAAACACCATCTGAGGCGGGTTGTCGGTGCTCGAACCTTTACGTTCGAGGAGTTTAGCACTTTGCTATGCTCCATTGAATGCtgcctaaattcgcgacctctaGCTCCATTGCGAGACTCCGTGGACGATTTTGATGTCCTCACGCCTGGACACTTCATAATAGGCTCCCCGCTCACGGCACCCCCACAACCGTCCGTCCTCGAACTGTCCGAGAATCGCCTCACGCGTTGGCAGCTCGTCAGATCTGTGACGGAACATTTCTGGAAGCGCTGGGTGAACGACTATTTAAACACCCTCCAGCAGCGAAGCAAGTGGCGACAGGAGCAGCCATCAATCGAACCCGGTCAGCTCGTCTTAATCCGGAACTCCGCGCTTCCCCCGTGCAAATGGGAACTCGGTCGCGTGAAAACCGTGCATCCAGGGGCAGACGGTCGGGTTCGCGTGGTCACCGTCAAGACCTCTTCAACCGAACTGACCCGTCCGATTGTGAAGCTGTGCCCGCTGCCAATTGTTTCCGCTTCTACCTAA